TGCAAGCAGGTAAGAAATTACATCTTCTGCGTAATCTAGAACTAGATTTTAAAAcggtttaaaaatacagaatagcTTTTATTGCATGTCATGAAGAACAATTCAAGTCAGTTCATTTCACTTTGTAGAGCGAGATCCTACCCAGATAGCAATATTTATCTTTTGCCATCCTATTGCCAATGTTTGCAGATCcaaacaaagcattttgtttctaGAACGCTAGTTGTAATCCAGTCGGAGGATATTAAGCAACTTCCAGAATTAGACCCTTAGTGAAAGTTTGTTCCCTTTAGTTTCATATTTCCCTCAGTTGGCTGCTTGAATTGTCCTTCTGTAATTTTGCATTGGAGTATGTCCTGTACAAATAGGGAAGAGATTTTGACCTAGAAGAGAGACCTCTTATTAGTATACACGCTTTTAAATTACAGTAGTTATCTGAAGCATCTTGACATGTGATAGATAGCGTGGCTGCTGCATGGGGTTTGATTCAGCTTGTTACTTCAACAGGCAGCCTCCCACCCTTATTTCTCAAGGAGAAACTCAAGATTTGCCGATTTATGTCGGTGTGCCCCCGCTGGACGTACCCATGTACCCGTAGGGTCGCCCCGCTGTCAGCCCGAGGCTTCAGCAGCGTTAACTCCGTCCTCAGCCGCCCCTTCCCTCCACCCCTGCGCCCAGCTCGAGGGCTGCGGCGTCCTTGGGGTCCGCCGTACCGGGGCAGTGGCGAATTGTTCCGTCGTTAAGGACTTTTCCTGAAAAAGGGGTTTTAGTGCGGAAAGtcgcggggggagcggggcgggagggaggagggaaaccTGGCCCCCGGTGGGGTCGAGCcgccggggggcagcgcgggggaAAGGCGCTTTTTACCTCAGGAACggcctttttatttatttatttacctcaGGAACGGCCCTTAAAACCTCAAGAAcggcttatttatttatctattttccTCAGGAACGAACTTTTTTTACCTCAGGAAcggctttttatttatttatttatttatttttacctcagGAACGGCCCTTTTTACCTCAAGAACggctttttatttacttatctaGCTCAGGAAcggttttttatttatttattttcctcgGGAacggactttttttttttttttacctcaggaacagctttttatttatttattttcctcgGGAACggcctttttatttatttatttatttatttacctcaGGAACAGACTTTATCTCAAGAAcggctttttatttatttatttacctcgGGAACGGACTTTTTACCTCAGGAACggctttttgtttatttattttcctcgGGAAGGGACTTTTTACTTCAAGAACggctttttgtttatttattttcctcgGGAAGGGACTTTTTACTTCAGGAACGGCCTTTTTTTAACTCAAGAAcggctttttatttatttattttcctcgGGAACTGACTTTTTACCTCAGGAAcggctttttatttatttattttcccccgGAACGGACTTTTTACCTCAGGAACGGCATTTTTTTACCTCAGGAAcggctttttatttatttattttccgcGGGAACTGACTTTTTACTTCAGCAagcgccttttttttttttttacctcagaAATCTCAggaacagactttttttttttttttttttttttaaacctcgggaacttttttttttctttttaaacctcaCGAGCAGCCCTGTCAGGGTGAAGACGGGCCACCCCGCGTCTTTGCAcccatccctccccctcctctcagcgcggccgccgccgccgccgcccgtcCCCTCCGCACCATCTCCGCGGTCCCGCCCCCTCGCTCCCCGCCGCCCAATGGGGAGCCGCCggctcctccccgccgccctcgGCGGCCAATGGGAGGCCCCGCGCGGCGCCCGTCCACCTGCGGCCGGCGGCGCCACCTGAGCGGGCGAGAAAAGCCGACAAAACCCGTCGGTGCGGCGGGCTGCGCGCTGCTCCCTCCGCTCGCCCCCGCGccctcccgtcccgtcccgtcccgctcCGACCCGTCCCGTCCCGACCCGCCGGGCCAGTTCTGCCGCCCGCTGCCTCCTCCAGACATGACCCAGGACTACGACAAGTGAGTGCTGGAAGTCCCtgtggggccgggagggggggcgggggggagaaGCCCCTcagggggcgccccccccccccccccctccatcttAGGGCAGCGACCTGAGGCGGGGCGGCGCGAAATGGCGGAAGGGAGCCCCCGGGTGTGTGGGGGTGTGtgtgaggggatgggggggggggggggacacccctgCGGCCGTCCCGCCCAGCCTGCCCAAGccgccgcccccctcctccTTAAATGccgggcggcggccggcggggccgcgctgccGGGAGCGGGCTCCGCCGCGTGTGGTgtgtgcgcccccccccccccccccccgtcctcccTCACACACCCTCCCCAATGCCCGGCTGGGGGCTGTGAGCGGGCCCCATGGACTTCTACGAGGCGCACCCCGCCGGGAAGGTGGATTTCGGCAGGTAACGGCGCGGCCCCGCGCTTCATCCCCTCGGTTTCCTTAGGGTCGGGGGGATTTCGGGGATTTTCGACCCCCTTCGCTGCCAGGGAGCGGGCAGAAGCTTTTTGAGCTTTGCTTCCCCCTCCTTAACCCCCTCTCGTTTTTGCcgcctgcaggggctggctgaCTGCCGGCTCCGCAGGTAATTCCCCCCGCACGGTGCCGGTGGGGCAGCGTGTGCTGCTCCTCGCTGAGGAAACGGCAGAGAAACGGGCAGCTTTTGGTTTTTGCTGGGTTTCTTCGCGGCCGTCCCAGCTGCCGGTGCTCCtgcttctcccccttccttctcctcccgtGGGCgtgcaggaggggagcagctCGGTGGGCTGGCAGTCCCGCGGCTCCTGGCATAGCAAGGATGGGTAAAAGGGATCGCACAGCGCTCGCGAcacttccctttttctcccaaGTAGCTTGACTTGAGGACTTGCCCGCTTACTGTGGATATTCCAGGCTCCTTTCATCGCATTGTATAAGAATAGGAGGAACTTGTACCGCGTCCCTTAAGAGAATTCAGCTTTGTCTTTTGCTGTGCAGTCTTTGGTAGAAGGTGGATCagagaatcatctaggttggaagagacctccaggaTGTCCCGGATACAATAGCAATCTGTAATTTGGCATACATATTTCAGTCCACACATAAATCCCTACAAAGACCTAGAAAAGGGTTTGGTGAAGAgctcttcttttttgttgtttgttttttttccccaactatACAATGCTGTTTTATAGGTACAAAGTGCTCTTATAAATCCTGGAAACTCGCACTTAAACTGCCTTAAACTCAGCCAAGCCGTCCCATTGAAGCTGCGGGACTGCTTGTGTAACCGATCAAGGATCGAACGCATCATTTACAAAGTGCTTTGCAATCTTTTTGGTAGAAGGTGGTGATAAATGCAGGATAGTGCTAAGCTGATTATAGTGATTAGAGCGTTTCACAACTTTGTATTTCACAACTTTTTGTATTTGTAGTGTATTTCAATCTCTGAATGCGTCTGGGTAAATAACAGATGAAAAGAATCCTTATCTTCCGGGGAAGGGGTATGATGGTGGTGAGGAtgtgttttggtgttgtttgtttgtttgcctttttttttaaaaaaaaaaaaaaaaactgttatcAATCTATTAAAGATTATTGGATTAAAAATCTTGGATTATTTGAGGAAATCCAAATGTCCCCTGTCCCACCCAATCTAGCAAACTAATGTTGTCCTTGCACTGCAAGGAGAACTGTTTGAGCTCATCTAAAAAGTcaggtttttaaaatgttaccttGATCTGACTTTAAAGATGAAGCATATGTTTCACCAACATGACCCGCTTTCGGTTATAGGCTGAAGGTCCAAGTCTTGgacattttctcctttgcagcaacagcagcatgtTCAGAGTAGATGCAGTTTCTCAACGTACTACATCATCAAGGAAATAACCaaggttttctctctttcccagTTATAACTTGTCATTGACTCAAGCTAGGCTCACGTCTCTTCAGCAGTAACCAGACAGCAAATCTTTTGGCTTCCGTTGTCAGAAAAACTCactgctgtgttgttttttgagGACTCTCTGGCCAGTTTTCCACGTGTAGCCTGTAACTAATCATCAGCTTCTAGGTGGTGTTTTAATGTGGACTCGGAGAGCGCAGGCACCTTCTGAAAGCTCTGGGAGAAAGATGTTTTGTTAGTTCACACTTTCTAGTTCCACATGGAAACTCGAGCAGGTTACGGCTCGCTACCATTACGTAGGATGTGCTAGAGGTTTTGTAGGTGGTAGGCCAGTAAGCACGTATAACTCCTGGGCTGGATTCAGAGCGTTAGCAGGTCTGTTGTGCTCTTAAACAGCTCTGTGATTGTATATGGGCTGGTGTAATCCAGCTGAGTTTGTTCACGTTAATCCCGATTTACACTGAGCACGGGTGAGATCAGAATTAGGTTTCTGGGCTTTTTGTGTTGACTAATCCTTGCAATGCACTGAATCAGAATTTGAACCCTGTGAAACTGGGGCAGCTAACTTTAAAGAACTTCAGGAATGTTTTTCATGACTTCTAAcaggccttttttcttttttgtctttttcattttttttatgattcaAGTAAAAGACCCGTGCTGGTTCTTCAGAATGACTCTCTCTACTCCCAGAGACGTCCGTACACCAGCGAAGATGAAGCCTGGAAATCCTTTCTTGAAAATCCCCTTACGGCAGCCACCAAAGCTATGATGAGCATCAACGGCGATGAAGACAGCGCGGCTGCCCTCGGACTGCTGTACGATTACTACAAGGTAGATTGTCACGGGGGCGCTTTGACAGCCACTGGAGCTTTTATTCCGCCGGTGGAAAAGGCGTCATTTGCTTGATGACAAAGAGTCATCGCATGGATTTTGCTGAAGCCGTGAATATATCATGAGGACTTTAAACTATATGGctttgaaattaagaaaaaaaaatctcttgaaagatggtttatttttagttcagcAAAATAAGATCTGGATCTTGCTGTAATGGTCAAAAGCTTCAGTAGCGCGTTGACTCTAGgttctgcaggaggcagagtATTAAGTAGTCACGATGAATGAAACTTTGGAGCGTGTCCATGTCTGAATGTAAATATGCATTTCCTTTTGCTCATGTGATTCCTGTTCTGGTGGGGCCACTGGCTTTTGTGCTGCCGGGAAGCTACAAAGACAGAATTTGTGGTTGTGGGTGGGGGAACGTCAGCCAGGAGGAGTTGGTGCCTGCATCCCTCTAACCTTCAGCGAGCTGTTAACGTGTTAATCCTTTGGCAGCTGTGGTTGTCTCCCTTTAGCACTCGAGGTCTTCTCGAGACATTTACCTTCCTAGGTACCCACGGGTGAGTTGCACCCGAGCAGATAACCTTCTGATCTGCACGGAGTACGTTTCATTgagctttcctttctaaataTGGGAAGCCCAAGCCCGGGTGGCTTTCTTCACCCCGACGTTCAAGTCAGCGGAGGCCAGCAGACACTTGCGGGCAGGGAGGTGTCGTGCCGCTGTTGGGGCGGCCTGACTCCCCAGGCGGAGCTGCCTGTTTCTCCTTTGctgagcaggcagggaggccaGAGGGCCGGCCTGGCTCTGGGGCCTGGCGTTTTGGTTAATGCCTTTCAACAGCAGTGAGTGCAATTGCTAGCCTCAGTGTGCTCCTCAAACCCTAGCAGAGGTTGCATTGGGCGTACAAAATCTTTGCCcgtctattttttttgttagatttGAATACGTCTTGTGTATCAAAATAATCTTGTAACGCTTTATATGGAGCTTAGTGCTCCACACATGCAACAAAATGCCACAAATTCACTCGTGTGAGTGTTATTCGGCTAGTTTTTTGAGAGCAttgcctttctgctttgtgcCCACACTTGCTGTGCTCTTGGgtaggggaagagaaaaaaacactttcaccAGAACAATTTTAATCCACAGAATCAATTTTGATTTCTAAATGCATAGATTACAAAGAGAACGGCGATGTCGATCCTTCGTGCTTGGCAAAGCAGAAGGGATTTGCTGTACGTTAACGTCTAATTTGGGGCTTCCTCATGTTTGGGTATCAGTAGGTGTGTAGAAAATTCGGTGGAAAAACAGGTATTCAGCACACTTGTGTGAGGCAGAACGGTTAGGGCTGAAAGATTTATTGGAGGCTGTGATGAAGTAATGTCAGAGGGACAGCGTCTAGGCATTCGCAATACGCCCCCTCTCCCTTTGCAATATTAAAAGCAGCGATGAGATCAcctttgaatattttatatttaaaaaaaaaaaaacaaacacttgaaGACTCTTCTGTTTGACTAATGGGCTACCCTGATCCTTTGGCTGTTGCTAGCAGGGCCTTACAGAAGTTAAATTTTCAGCCACAATGTGGGTTCTGCAGCCGTGGTGGGCTTTGGGCCACGGGCAGTTTGGAAGCGCCTTGTTCTTTGGTGGGTAGGTGTGGTCAGGCTCTCAGTGGTCTCCAAACAGAGGTTTTCAGAGTTCTGCTGGTGGCTGTGGAAAATCCATTTCTGGGGTTATCGGAGTTCCCGTGTTACGTGGAACAGGCAGGATTTAGGCTTTAGTCAGGGGCTATTAAGAGAAATATGCTTTTCATGCAGCTACGTCGCCAGCATCAGAGCTAATTAGCAGCAAAGCGGTGATTCTTCACGTTGCACCTGAGCTGGCAAACACGAGCAGTATCCGAGTGCGCGCGTGGAGCAAAGGGAAGTGCTGGGAGTCGACTCCTCCTCGCGCAGGAAAACGTTTGCTCTAATCCTTCAGGTGGCACGCTGGGTCCAAGTGCCAGGAGCACCGTTTGAGCCTggtgccccccagtcccctggTCTCTGAGgagaaagtaaagccttgagcGGCCTCGGAGAACGTCGAGGCTCTCCCTCAGGTCCAGCTGAGGCGCTCCAGCCTGCGAGGGCTGCGTTTCCCCACCAGCTTTAACGTGGTCTGACACTGGCAGGAGCGCAGGGCTTGCACGGGTGGCTGGGTTGGTGGCAGCAGGATCCTCCGGGCAGCACGTGGGACGTGCCTGGTGCCCCAGAGCTGCACGGATGTTAGCAGCAGTCAGGCTGTAATGCTAATAATGACTGGTATCGGAGAGCGATGCTCTCTTAATTTGACCAAAGAGGGGGAAGAGCTGTAATGGCTGTGTTTGAAGGACCAATTTTTTTGCGTGTGTGTACGGGAGGAGGAATGCAATTACAGCGTGTGTTGTGTTTCCCAGGTGCCAAGGGAGAGGAGATCTTCAACAGCTAAACCAGAGGTGGAACATCCTGACCAAGATCATAGCAAAAGGTATTAGTTTTTGTGTCTGCTTGTCTTCCTTTGCTCTTAGACCACCAAAGCTGCTGAAAGAGAACCTTctgccccaggagcaggacaggGGCTGGACTGTGATATGGAGAGCTGAGGCCCAAACCGCTGCTTATTTACATCcattctgctttctgtctgcttGTGTTGTACAGTCAGCTTGGCAAAAGCTGCGTTCTTTAACGTTAAGTGAAGGCTTCCCTTCCCAAGGCTTGcagaggtcttttttttttcttttttgcatgcAGTTATCTCAGTTCTTCATTGCTGATTTTGGTCTCAGGCACTAGCATCATTGCTCCCTCATGCATGGGCTGAGGGGGAGGGACTTCAGAGTGCTTGTGATTTAGGTTTTCTTACTGTTTGTGGCCTTCTTTTGTATCCTCTAgaacttctttatttcttcttcctgcccTCCCTCTCTTGTGCCCCCTGCCCAAAGCAGACGAAGATACcgattaaataaatattatgagCGTGAGGTTCATTCAAGACAGGCTTCCACTCCCACCGTCCTCTTCCTTTGGACTGATTAGAAGATTAAAATGTCTTGAGGACCTGAGGTGAGGTTTTGTGGTTTGCTCGAACGACTTCTGGTTGAGAAGAGCAGCCTGGCTCCCAGCCACGTGTTCCCACTGCTCCCCTGGTACCAGCTGCGGTCTTCTGCCGACCCATAACCTAGCAGGACAAAAAGTGATTAGTTTGCTGCCAGTGGAACAAGCTGAACTGGCTCACCGAGGGGACGGGGGAGAGTCCGAATtggtgcagagcagagggcaggaCCACGTCGttgggagggagaaaggaagggagggagggagggctggCTCTGAGGTCAGCTCGGCCGCAGGTGTCACTGTCATCCTGGCAGAAATGCGTGTGGTGGGGTGGAGAGTGTGAAGCTATGCAAACTACCGTGGGGAGTCTCGGCGGGGCTTCTCTTGGGGGACATGCACGAACGAGGGCTGTAATTTCCCTGGGAGCTCTTCTTGGGTGGCAAACGTGTAGGGCAGAGGAACGGCGACCTTGTTCTTGATCCCCCTCCGACCACCAGGCAGCAGTTTTATGCAGCCTAGCGTGAGCCTGCATGTGGTGAGAGGAGCATCACAGCGCTTGGTTTCGGATCGCTGTTTTCCAGGCAGTGAGAATCGGGGCTGTGAACCCTCACCCTTTGCTCCAGGGTAATTCATCTCCAAGGTGGAGTTATTAGCAGTGGGtgagtgtggttttttttttttttttttttttttttttttttttgagttttctcagcttttcaggTTAGGGTAGAGCTGTTCTTCACAGACAGTAGAGTTGGTATCAGCTGTCCCAAAGGCTGAAAAGCAGTTCTAGCTCTTGTTTAATGAGAAAACTAAAAGTTCtgtttatttaccttttttttcttgccttttaaaGGAACAGCATCCCGAACGTGACGGAACAATCGCTTATTTCTGCCGGGGAAAACAGAGTCCAGGTCCTGAAGAATGTGCCTTTCAATATCGTCCTTCCGCACACGCCCCAGATGGGCATGGACAAGAGGGGCCACCTCACCACCCCTGACACGACCGTCACCGTCTCCATCGCGACGATGCCCACCCACTCCATCAAAACGGAGACCCAGCCCCACGGCTTCGCGGTGGGCATCCCTCCGAGCGTCTAccaccccgagccccccgagCGGGTGGTGGTGTTTGACAGGAACCTCAATCCCGACCAGTTCAACTCCAACACCCAGCCGCAGAACTCCCAGAGGCGGACGCCGGACTCGACCTTCTCCGAGACCTTCAAGGAAGGCGTGCAAGAGGTACAAAAAAAGGCACTCTGTGCGTGTGTCTTAATGGTATCGGCTGAAAACAGCAGTAACCGCGACTTTATTTGTTTGAAAGCCACGCATCAAGGAACTGTGTAGCTGCTCCTTTTCTTTGAGGATTTGAGGAAGCTTTAAAATGTTGCCATAAGTTGACTCAGAAGGCTTGTGAGATGTTGTGCTTAGTTGACACCCAAAAGTTTTGGATTAAAAACTTGCTCCGGTGTCCTGTGTGTACAGACCAAAAATCAGCTCTTATCTGATGATCAGTTTGCCTGCCAGAAGTTCCGTGGCAACACGTATCTGTTTAATCTTGACTTTTCTTGGTGCTGTGTTAATTGTTGCggtgttctgttttttgtgtCTACACcaggttttctttcctgctgaaTTGAATCTCCGGATGACCAACATGAATTCAGAAGATTATGTTTTTGACAGTATTTCTGGGTAATGCTTTAACACCCCCCTTGGCCTTTACTCTCTTCTTCTCTTAGATTTGGGTTTTATGTGAGTAGGCAGTGCAGCTCGCTCCCTTCTGCGCTGAGTCTCTGTCAGGCTCCTGTGGGCTGCGGATGTCAAAAGCACCAACAGTAGCTGCTAATTGGAATGGAATAGTTGAAAACTATTAAATTTCTACATACATCTTCAAGGAAAGCGACCTGTAGGGTTGGAAATACCACCCTGCTTCAGTTGCTGTCCTTGTAACAACTCCCTGTCCCATAAGAAGGTGCGGTGGCTGTCAGCAGTCGTCTCTCAGAGCTGGCTTCTGGCCTCTTGTCCCTCTGCTGGAAAGCCACAGCAGAAATGGGAAGCACGAAACTCGTATGAACTCCGAGGGAGGGGAGTAAGGTAGTTGTGTTAGCTGCAGTTCACCAAGAGGGAAGAGGAGACCGTGGCCACTGAATAGCTTATTAGCTtgtgaatttaatttaattgctaATAGCTAATGGATAGTTTTCTGTTCCGTGAGAGCAGCTTGCTGCTCTGAGATGGAATAGATTGCTTCCAGACTGGCCTGCCGCTGTGACTCGGAATTTAGCTTGCCAAGAACTTCTCTGAAATCTTCGTTCACGAAGGAAATAGTTTAAAAAGGGGCTCATCCTGTTTTCCAACTTCCTCGCCTGTTGATGGCTTAGTGAGTCAACTAACGACTTTGGAATTTCTCcaaattaaatgtaaaacatttaatCAGCTTTCCAGGAAAATGCCTTAGCAATCGCTGTCCTCTTTGCTTCGCAGGAATAACTTTGAATACACCCTGGAAGCCTCCAAGTCTCTCCGGCAGAAGCCGGGGGACAGCACGATGACGTACCTGAACAAAGGCCAATTCTACCCGATCACGCTGAAAGAAGTGAGCAGCAGCGAAGGAATCCATCACCCCATCAGCAAAGTCCGAGTAAGTGGCAGCTCTTGTGGTTTCTTGGGAAAGAGGGCGTGCGTGTTGGGAGCCTTACGCTCTCCCGAAGCTAATCCCAACCGGAGCATCAGCACGCCAGGCAGCTCACCCTCTCTGTTACGTCAGCGCTCGTTCCTCTGCCGTCCGCCTCCTTCCAGACCAACCCATCCTGGCTCGGCCCGCGAAGAAGCAGTGTCAGCACTTGTGTGGAGGTGATGCAACGCCTGCAACGAGATTCGTGAACTCCAGTTAGGagggcagctctgctcagcGCTTTGTGACCCAGAAAGCACGGCTGTCTGCCTTCCTGCCAGGCAGCACGTGGGCCAGCTGTGCTGCCGCTTTGCGAAGCGCAACGCGGAAAACCTGACACCAAGGAGGACTTCCAAGACAAATGTACTCTGCGGCCTTTTCTTTCACGTGTTTgcgtttttattttctttaatcttctgccctccccctctcctttcAGAGTGTCATCATGGTGGTGTTTGctgaagacaaaacaagagAAGATCAGCTCAGGCACTGGAAGTACTGGCACTCGAGACAGCACACAGCCAAACAAAGATGCATTGACATAGGTAAAGGAACACTCTTCTTGCTGATGTCAAACTCCAGCCTAATTCCTTGGCACGGTTTGGCTTTCTGCTAACGCTTTGTTATTTTAACCAACCTTTGGATTACGCTTTCAACTCTCAGTAGCTTTGCTGAAAGACTGGAGAGAGCTGCTGATAGTTTTGAGCTAATGTTGCGGTTTTTAGGACCCCTTAGAGGGGCTGGATTTTGGAGGGGTTTATTTTATTCACGAGCAGACTGAGTTTAGAGTCCTGCATTGGGAGATGCAATGCCTGTCTCCAAACTGCAGTTGTTTTGGCATATCTTGGTGGCTGTAGCTAAATTGCAGCCCACAATCTCTGCGGCTGTCTTAAATACCGTGTTTCTTCAAAGGCCAAGATCCTTGCAGAAATACCTCGACGCTAGTGatcctccttcccccagctttGCTCACAACTGGCTTTTGGTGCAcggcagaaaaagaaaacactgcaaatttCCACTCGCCTCTAGACAAGGCAGTGGCTGGCTGGCGTCCAGCCTTCTCTGGCTGAAGGCTGGGTTGTACTCCTCGTCTTCCTTCTGCGAATAAAAGCAGGGATTAATCACTTGGCACTTAAAGCAGACGCGCATGCAAATCTTTGTTATTGAAGGATTTTTATTGAGAGCTTATTCCTCTGCCGTCCGGAGCAGAGTTTCCCGTACACAGCAGGTTATGGCACGGGGCATGCAGTATCTGTGGTGTCTGCTTTTCCCCTAGGAGTTTCTAGTTGGGGTTCTCTGAGTCCCCTATTTTGCTCCTCCCTCCTGTTTtttgatgtgtgtgtgtgcgtttGGTATGAGAACTATTTCCAGACTTTTTAATGatccatttttaaatacagttcaGCTTCCTTTGCCCCCAAGGGGTTGCTGAGGAGTTGCAGTTTCTAGCTGCTCTGTGTGATTAAGAGCTCCGGACGATATcgcctctccctctccctcacGCCTCTCCTTTCTAACAGCTGACTACAAGGAGAGCTTCAACACCATCAGCAACATCGAGGAGATCGCGTACAACGCCATTTCCTTCACCTGGGACATCAACGAGGAGGCGAAGGTGTGTGACCACGCTCAGGTTTCCTGTCCTTTCGGGAGAGATTCGCCGGgcggggggaagggaagggcgtGTGGCCTACCCGGTGATTAGCATGTAACAAGTTTGTTTACACTCCAAAGTGAGGCAAAACCTCCTGGCTGTTTCTTAAGAGGGTTCGCATGTGCAACTGCGGGGAGCTTTGCGACTGCTTTTAGGTTCTTGGCAGAATCGCCTCCCTGAGAGGGGCGAGCACCGGCAGAAGGAAGCGCCGAGGGTTTCCAGGGCAGATGaggtggtgctggaggtggcGCTGAGCGCAGCGGGGCTTGGCAGTTAGCACAGCCCCTTGGCAGGGGCCCGGGGGGCAATTTCTGAGGAGTTAAGGCTGGGACGGGGGGCTCGTCTTCAGCAGAAGAGGGAGTAGCTGCTGTTGTTGAGCTACCCAAGCACGCGTTGCTGAAACCACGGGTGCCAACGCACGGTGACCTATTTCGAGTTCCAGCAGCCTCCCAGTGAACCCCGTTTTGATCTTTGGGCGCCGCAGTAGGTGCGTAGGTACGGGCAGCTCTCCTGGCCGCTGCTTAGCTGTACCTGTGTGAAGCCACTCCAGCTCCCAAAAAGGACCTGCGCGCCTTCCAGCTGCCGGGGCGGCAGCTCAGGGAGGACAGAGTCCCCTCGGTTCCACAGGCGCTTCCCACTGCTTTGTTGCTGGAGTTGAAGTGCGGAAGCCGTCTTCGGAGAGTTTCTGAACTACCTGGGCAAAAACGAGAGGCCCAGGAGATGTCATCGCAAgctttgctctgtgctgcacGAGAGCTTTAGATAAAAGGCCGCAGGGAGAGGTTTTTGGGGGTTGCCGCTGGCTTTCAGCTCGGTGGGAGAAGCGTGGGGTGCTCGGCAGGCAGCAGCGAGGAGCTGTGTGCGCTGCTGGCTGGAGAAAGCTGCCCTGCAGCGTGCCTGCTGTTCCCCGGGCATGGAATTGGGCACCGGGCTTCTCCGTTCACCAGGTTTGGCTTCTGGGTTTGGCCTCGGTCAGCCTGAGGGgggtggtggcagggagggCCTTGCCTGCTGTGGTTTTCTGAAGCACAAAGCCCTTTGATTTATGGACAAGGACATGAAGCCTCAGAAAGGAGACAGGCGGTGTTCCCAGGGTGTTAACGTGCTACCGTAGCCAAGGATCGAGGAGCAGGGCTTAGAGCTGGTGCTGAGAAGCCGGTGGCTGTCCTGAGGAAAGCCGTCTCTTCCCACCTGCTGACAGAGCCCAGccatttttctcttgatttcACCTCTCAGGGCAGCCTCAGCAAGCAAAGAGGCAACGAGCAGATC
This genomic stretch from Anser cygnoides isolate HZ-2024a breed goose chromosome 3, Taihu_goose_T2T_genome, whole genome shotgun sequence harbors:
- the GRHL1 gene encoding grainyhead-like protein 1 homolog isoform X1, which produces MTQDYDNKRPVLVLQNDSLYSQRRPYTSEDEAWKSFLENPLTAATKAMMSINGDEDSAAALGLLYDYYKVPRERRSSTAKPEVEHPDQDHSKRNSIPNVTEQSLISAGENRVQVLKNVPFNIVLPHTPQMGMDKRGHLTTPDTTVTVSIATMPTHSIKTETQPHGFAVGIPPSVYHPEPPERVVVFDRNLNPDQFNSNTQPQNSQRRTPDSTFSETFKEGVQEVFFPAELNLRMTNMNSEDYVFDSISGNNFEYTLEASKSLRQKPGDSTMTYLNKGQFYPITLKEVSSSEGIHHPISKVRSVIMVVFAEDKTREDQLRHWKYWHSRQHTAKQRCIDIADYKESFNTISNIEEIAYNAISFTWDINEEAKVFISVNCLSTDFSSQKGVKGLPLNLQIDTYSYNNRSNKPVHRAYCQIKVFCDKGAERKIRDEERKQSKRKGKCTDPSSQLNAFSDVKVPMLPSHKRTDITIFKPFMDLDTQPVLFIPDVHFANLQRGAHVLPVASEELEGESSNLKRGAYIGEEDFIASPNKMARIEEPKRVLLYVRKESEEVFDALMLKTPSLKGLMEAISDKYDVPFDKIGKIFKKCKKGILVNMDDNIVKHYSNEDTFQLQIEEVGGSYKLTLTEI
- the GRHL1 gene encoding grainyhead-like protein 1 homolog isoform X2; protein product: MTQDYDNKRPVLVLQNDSLYSQRRPYTSEDEAWKSFLENPLTAATKAMMSINGDEDSAAALGLLYDYYKVPRERRSSTAKPEVEHPDQDHSKRNSIPNVTEQSLISAGENRVQVLKNVPFNIVLPHTPQMGMDKRGHLTTPDTTVTVSIATMPTHSIKTETQPHGFAVGIPPSVYHPEPPERVVVFDRNLNPDQFNSNTQPQNSQRRTPDSTFSETFKEGVQEVFFPAELNLRMTNMNSEDYVFDSISGNNFEYTLEASKSLRQKPGDSTMTYLNKGQFYPITLKEVSSSEGIHHPISKVRSVIMVVFAEDKTREDQLRHWKYWHSRQHTAKQRCIDIADYKESFNTISNIEEIAYNAISFTWDINEEAKVFISVNCLSTDFSSQKGVKGLPLNLQIDTYSYNNRSNKPVHRAYCQIKVFCDKGAERKIRDEERKQSKRKVSDVKVPMLPSHKRTDITIFKPFMDLDTQPVLFIPDVHFANLQRGAHVLPVASEELEGESSNLKRGAYIGEEDFIASPNKMARIEEPKRVLLYVRKESEEVFDALMLKTPSLKGLMEAISDKYDVPFDKIGKIFKKCKKGILVNMDDNIVKHYSNEDTFQLQIEEVGGSYKLTLTEI
- the GRHL1 gene encoding grainyhead-like protein 1 homolog isoform X3, with translation MDFYEAHPAGKVDFGSKRPVLVLQNDSLYSQRRPYTSEDEAWKSFLENPLTAATKAMMSINGDEDSAAALGLLYDYYKVPRERRSSTAKPEVEHPDQDHSKRNSIPNVTEQSLISAGENRVQVLKNVPFNIVLPHTPQMGMDKRGHLTTPDTTVTVSIATMPTHSIKTETQPHGFAVGIPPSVYHPEPPERVVVFDRNLNPDQFNSNTQPQNSQRRTPDSTFSETFKEGVQEVFFPAELNLRMTNMNSEDYVFDSISGNNFEYTLEASKSLRQKPGDSTMTYLNKGQFYPITLKEVSSSEGIHHPISKVRSVIMVVFAEDKTREDQLRHWKYWHSRQHTAKQRCIDIADYKESFNTISNIEEIAYNAISFTWDINEEAKVFISVNCLSTDFSSQKGVKGLPLNLQIDTYSYNNRSNKPVHRAYCQIKVFCDKGAERKIRDEERKQSKRKGKCTDPSSQLNAFSDVKVPMLPSHKRTDITIFKPFMDLDTQPVLFIPDVHFANLQRGAHVLPVASEELEGESSNLKRGAYIGEEDFIASPNKMARIEEPKRVLLYVRKESEEVFDALMLKTPSLKGLMEAISDKYDVPFDKIGKIFKKCKKGILVNMDDNIVKHYSNEDTFQLQIEEVGGSYKLTLTEI